Below is a genomic region from Microbacterium sp. LWO12-1.2.
GCACGCCGAGGTCGAACAGGACGTCCTGGTACTTCCACCCGGCGTCGCTCGAGATGCAGCAGGTGCCGTCCATGCCGTTGTCGAAGACGGCGGTCAGACCCGAGCGGGCGAGACCCTGGTAGCCGGTAGGTTCCCGGCCCTGGCGGATGTGGTCGCGCAGCTCACCCATGTCCTCGGGGAAGACCTGGACATGCTCGTGCAGGGAGATCACGGTCTCCTCGCGCAGCAGGCGCTCGGTGCGCTCCTTCTGCGCGTCGCTGAGCTCCAGCCCTTCATAGGCCGGAACGCGGCCGATCTGCTTGGCATAACGGAACTCGCGATAGTCCTTGCCCGCCTCGAGGTAGTCGTAGGCGGTGTAGCCGGTGTAGCGGTCTGCTTTTTCGAGCACGGATGCGCTCCTTCGGTTCGATGATGCGGGTGCGACTCCCGAGCGATGTTCGGGAGATTTCACTCGAATCTCGATGATTTCGGCACAAAAGTCAACCTTGATGATGATTTTCGGCTGAGATGTTTCCTGTTCGAAACAATTCAGAGGCAGAATGCTGGCATGATGACATCCATGGAGAACACGTCCGCACCTGCGCATGGCATAGTCCTCGACGTTCACGGCCTCACCGTGACGCTGTCCAGTGACGGACGTCGCAACCGCGTCGTCGACGGCATCGACCTCACCGTGCACCGCGGGGAGGTCTTCGCGCTGCTGGGTGAATCCGGCTCGGGCAAGTCGATGACCGCGCGAGCGATCATGGGGCTGATCGACAAGGGCGATATCGAGGCCGAGAGCATGACCCTCAACGGCACTGACCTGCTGTCCCTGAGCACCGAACAGCATCGCCGCATGCGCGGCGTGCACGTGAGCCTGGTCATGCAGGATGCCCTCTCGGCCCTGAATCCCGTGCTCAACATCGGCGACCAGATCATCGACCTCATCCGCGCGCACCGCACCGTGAGCCGACGAGCAGCAGAGAAGCGTGCCGTCGAACTGCTCGGCCTGGTCGGCATCCCGACACCCGACAAGCGAGTGCACGACTTCCCCCACCAGTTCTCCGGCGGGCAGCGCCAGCGCATCCTCATCGCCATGGCCATCGCGTTGGAACCCGACCTCATCATCGCGGACGAGCCGACCACCGCCCTCGACGTCACGGTGCAGGCGCAGATCCTCGATCTGCTGCTCTCGCTGCGCGATCGCCTGGGCATGGGCATCCTGCTCATCACGCACGATCTCGGGGTCGTGATGGAGGTGGCCGACCAGGTCGCCGTCATGCGCTCGGGGCGCATCGTCGAGGCCGGCAGCGCCGACACGGTGCTCACCGCACCGCAGCACGAGTACACGAAGCAGCTGCTGCACTCCATGCCGCGCGTCGTGACCGCGGCGAGCGGAGACGTGGACGCGCCGCCGATCCTCGAGGGCCGAGGTCTGGAGCGCACGTTCCGCTCCGGCAGCGGCCGTCGCGCACATCGTGTCGCCGCCGTCGCGGGAGTCGATCTGCACCTGCGCAGCGGGGAGATCCTCGCGGTCGTCGGGGAGTCCGGGAGCGGCAAATCCACACTTGCGCGGATGCTGGTCGGCCTCGATACACCGGATGCCGGCACACTGAGCTACCGCGACCAGGATGTGACCCGCGGTCGCCTGCGGGATCGCAAGGTCCTCCGCCGTGGAGTGCAGATGGTCTTCCAGGACCCGTACATGTCATTGAATCCACGCATGACCGTGCAACAGATCATCGCCGAACCGCTGGCGGCGAACAGATCCGGAACCCCGGCGACACGTCGTGAACGCGTCGCCGAACTGCTCGAGCTCGTGGGGCTGACGCCCGAGATGGGCTCGCGCTTCCCACATCAGTTCTCCGGTGGGCAGCGTCAGCGCATCGGCATCGCCCGCGCCCTCGCGCTGCATCCGGACGTGCTGGTGTGCGACGAACCCGTCTCCGCGCTCGACGTGTCGATCCGCGCGCAGATCATCGACCTGCTGTGCGAGTTGCGCGAACGTCTGGGCATGTCGATCGTCTTCATCGCCCACGACCTCTCATTGGTGCGCCACATCGCCGACCGCGTCGCCGTGATGTACCTGGGCAACATGGTCGAGATCGGTGACACAGAAGACGTCTACGAGAACCCGACGCACCCCTATACGCGGTCGCTGCTGTCGGCGATCCCCCCGCAGACGCGGGCCGAGCGCGGCATGCTGCAGCGACGCACGGCGATGTCGGCCTGAAACGAGTCGCCGCCCCCGGAGCTGCTCTCGCAGTCCGGGGGCGGCGATCTGGGGAGGTCACTCCCCCGCGACAGGCTCCGCCAGCTCGATGGGTACGACCGGGCAGTCCTTCCAGAGGCGCTCGAGGCCGTAGTAAACCCGCTCCTCCTGATGGAAGACGTGCACGATCAGGTCCCCGAAGTCCAGGAGGATCCAGCGTGACTCTGCTCGCCCCTCGCGGCGCACACGCTTGTGGCCCGACTCCAGGAGTTTGTCCTCGACCTCGTCTGCGATAGCGGCGACGTTGCGCTCGCTGTTACCGGTGACGAGAAGGAAGATGTCGACGAGCGGAAGTGGCTCCGAGACATTCAGGGCGACGAGGTCTTCGCCACCCTTGGATGCGGCGGCGTCTGCGGCTATGCGCAGCATTTCTTCGGCAGTTTCAGGTGATTGCATCAGAACACATTCGTAGTGAAGGCGAAAATGAGGACGACGCCCAGGGCGAGCGCGAGGCCGCCGGCCGTGATCGCCAGGATGAGCATGAGCTTGTTGCCCTTTTCTGGCGCGGGGGGACGAATCACCTCGCCGGCGGGCTTGATGGTACTGACCGCGGAGCTCGCCGCGATCGGCGTTGGTGATGACGCGGGAGGCAGCTCGCCGTCGATGAGTACGGCGTCCACCTCCTTGCCGTCTGTCGTGCCGTGCGCGTGCCCCTGCGAACCGATGCCCTGAGGCAGTTCGTAGGAGCCCGTGACCAGGATCTCGCCGGTGGATGCGACAGGTCCGGAGAGGGATCCTTCACCGGGCGACGGCGTGAAGATGAGGGCGCTCGGCGCGATGTGCTGAGAGCCGGTGGAATCGCCGACCGAGAGAAGCTCGTCGAACGAAGGAGTGAAGGGCTTGGGTGCTTCTTCCGTCCCGCCCAGGAGCTCTTCTCCGAAAGCGGGATTCACGGTGGGACGTTCGCCCTGCAGCACGTCGTCGTCTGCGTCGGCGACATCGGCGAGCACGTCATCCGCGTCCTCGTCGGTCTCGATCCCGAGTGCCGCGACGTCGTCGACATCGTCAGCGGGCTCTTCGATGACCTCGAGCGGGACGTCGCCGACCGAATCCGCAGCGCTCACGGCGCTCACAGGCTCGACCGTCGCGATGTCGTCGACGCCTTCGTCGTCGTCATCGACGTCGGATGGCACCGGCCGAGCGAAATCGGGAACGGCAGACACGATGGGCGAGGAATCGACGACCGTCGCTTCCTCCGCGGACGAGGCCTCGACGTCGGCGTCGCTCACGGGGACGGTAGAGGTACCGGTACGCTCCTGCGCGCGAGCTTGACGGCGGGTGAGCGGAGCGTGGTCGGCGTTGACGTCAGCAACCGCACTGTTCTCCGCGACGGGGGCTGGCGCGACCTCCGCCGAGTCGACCGGATCCGGCAACGGCGGAGCCGGGGGCACGACCAGGTCGGCTGTCGCCGCCGCAGCGGCATCTTCCGGGGTGATGACCGGCGTCGAACCCGTCAGTCGAATCTCCCGCAGCTGCTTACGGGTCAGCGGACCCTGCTGATCCGATGTACTCATGCCTTGCTCCGATACAGATGATGCTTCGCGATGTACTGGACGACACCGTCGGGGACGAGATACCAGACCGGCTGATCGTCGCGAACGCGTTCACGGCAGGCCGTCGACGAGATCGACAGGGCCGGCACTTCCAGTTGGCTGACATTGTCGCTCGGGAGGCCGTCAGTACTCAGGACATGTCCTGGGCGAGAGACCGCGACGAAGTGGGCCAACTCCCACAACTCATCATGGTCCCTCCAACTGAGAATTTGCGCTACGGCGTCGGCGCCGGTGATGAAGAAGAGCTCCGCATCCCCACGATCGCGCTTCAGATCCTTCAGCGTGTCGATCGTGTAGGTAGGTCCCTCACGGTCGATATCCACGCGGCTGACCGTGAACTGCGGGTTCGAGGCCGTCGCGATCACCGTCATCAGGTAGCGGTGTTCGCTGGGTGTGACGCCCGACTTCTGCCAGGGGTGACCGGTGGGCACGAAGACGACTTCATCCAGATCGAAGGAGTGCGCCACCTCGCTGGCGGCGACCAGGTGCCCGTGGTGGATGGGGTCGAACGTACCGCCCATCACGCCGATGCGCGGAGCACGCGAGGTCGCTGCATTCATGGGGGCCTAGTGGCCGTGTCCCGCCCCGTGGCTGTCTTTACCGTGCTTCGCGGCCCAGGCCTCCGCCTTCGCGGAGTGACGGTTGGCGACGTTCTTGTAGGAGAGGGTCACCAGTCCGAGGAACGCGAACACGATCGCCGCGATGACCCCGAAGATGAGGGTCTCGAGGGCGACGTTGCCATGGTGCTCGGTTTCGGCAGCGGCCATCGCGATCTGTGCGACGAGGTTCATCGGGGCTCCGTTTCATGACCGGGTACGGTACAGCGTCCCCCAGTCTAGTCCTCAGCCGCGCGTCTGCCCTGATCCACGCGCCAGCCACTTGGTGCTGGTCAGCTCGGCCAGGCCCATCGGACCGCGCGCGTGGAGCTTCTGCGTCGAGATGCCGACCTCAGCGCCGAACCCGAACTCCGCTCCGTCGGTGAACCGCGTCGAGGCGTTGGCCATCACGACGGCAGAATCGACCTCGGCCAGGAAGCGCTCGATGTTGCGCGAGTCAGTGGAGATGATCGACTCGGTGTGTCCGGTGCTGTAGCGACGGATGTGGTCGAGCGCCTCATCGAGCGAGTCGACGACCTTGATCGCGATGTCCAGGCTGAGGTACTCCGTCTGCCAGTCCTCCTCCGTCGCGGGGATGACGTTCGAGACGAGTCCGGCCACGATGTCGTCGCCGTGGACCGTGACGCCTTCGCTCTGCAGGGCGCTGGCGATCAGCGGAATCAGCCGCGGTGCGGCCTGGCGGTGCACGAGGACCGTCTCGACCGCGTTGCAGACGCTCGGCCGCTGCACCTTGGCGTTCACGACGATGTCGCGTGCCCAGTCGTCGGGGGCGCTCTCGTCGAGCACGATGTGCACGTTGCCTGCGCCCGTCTCGATCACGGGGACCGTCGACTCCGTCACCACGGTCTCGATCAGCCCTGCGCTGCCGCGCGGGACCAGGACGTCGATGAACCCGCGGCCGTGCATCATGGCCTTCGCGCCATCCCGACCGAAGTCGTCGACCGTCTGGATCGCTTCTGCGGTGATGCCCGCCGTCGCCAGCGCATCACGCATGACCTGCACGAGCACTGTGTTGGACTCGTGCGCGGCGCTCCCTCCGCGCAGCACCACGGCGTTTCCCGAACGCAGCGCGAGCGCCGCGATGTCGACCGTGACGTTGGGCCGCGCCTCGTAGATCGCTCCGACCACGCCGAACGGCACGCGCACCTGCTCCAGACCCACACCGTTCGGCATCCGATGCCCACCGACCACCCGGCCGACAGGATCAGGGAGTGCGGCGACCTGACGCACCGCGGATGCGAGCGCTGCGACGCGCTTCTCGTCCAGGCGCAGACGGTCGATCAGCGAATCGCCGATACCGTCGGCGCGACCGCGGGCGATGTCCAGCGCGTTGGCTTCGATGATCGGAGCGGCATTCGACTCCAGCGCGACGGCGATGGCCTCG
It encodes:
- a CDS encoding glutamate-5-semialdehyde dehydrogenase, which produces MTDQTPQVRLERAKEASRAIAALTSDDKARALEAIAVALESNAAPIIEANALDIARGRADGIGDSLIDRLRLDEKRVAALASAVRQVAALPDPVGRVVGGHRMPNGVGLEQVRVPFGVVGAIYEARPNVTVDIAALALRSGNAVVLRGGSAAHESNTVLVQVMRDALATAGITAEAIQTVDDFGRDGAKAMMHGRGFIDVLVPRGSAGLIETVVTESTVPVIETGAGNVHIVLDESAPDDWARDIVVNAKVQRPSVCNAVETVLVHRQAAPRLIPLIASALQSEGVTVHGDDIVAGLVSNVIPATEEDWQTEYLSLDIAIKVVDSLDEALDHIRRYSTGHTESIISTDSRNIERFLAEVDSAVVMANASTRFTDGAEFGFGAEVGISTQKLHARGPMGLAELTSTKWLARGSGQTRG
- the rsfS gene encoding ribosome silencing factor — translated: MQSPETAEEMLRIAADAAASKGGEDLVALNVSEPLPLVDIFLLVTGNSERNVAAIADEVEDKLLESGHKRVRREGRAESRWILLDFGDLIVHVFHQEERVYYGLERLWKDCPVVPIELAEPVAGE
- a CDS encoding ABC transporter ATP-binding protein, giving the protein MMTSMENTSAPAHGIVLDVHGLTVTLSSDGRRNRVVDGIDLTVHRGEVFALLGESGSGKSMTARAIMGLIDKGDIEAESMTLNGTDLLSLSTEQHRRMRGVHVSLVMQDALSALNPVLNIGDQIIDLIRAHRTVSRRAAEKRAVELLGLVGIPTPDKRVHDFPHQFSGGQRQRILIAMAIALEPDLIIADEPTTALDVTVQAQILDLLLSLRDRLGMGILLITHDLGVVMEVADQVAVMRSGRIVEAGSADTVLTAPQHEYTKQLLHSMPRVVTAASGDVDAPPILEGRGLERTFRSGSGRRAHRVAAVAGVDLHLRSGEILAVVGESGSGKSTLARMLVGLDTPDAGTLSYRDQDVTRGRLRDRKVLRRGVQMVFQDPYMSLNPRMTVQQIIAEPLAANRSGTPATRRERVAELLELVGLTPEMGSRFPHQFSGGQRQRIGIARALALHPDVLVCDEPVSALDVSIRAQIIDLLCELRERLGMSIVFIAHDLSLVRHIADRVAVMYLGNMVEIGDTEDVYENPTHPYTRSLLSAIPPQTRAERGMLQRRTAMSA
- the nadD gene encoding nicotinate-nucleotide adenylyltransferase; translated protein: MNAATSRAPRIGVMGGTFDPIHHGHLVAASEVAHSFDLDEVVFVPTGHPWQKSGVTPSEHRYLMTVIATASNPQFTVSRVDIDREGPTYTIDTLKDLKRDRGDAELFFITGADAVAQILSWRDHDELWELAHFVAVSRPGHVLSTDGLPSDNVSQLEVPALSISSTACRERVRDDQPVWYLVPDGVVQYIAKHHLYRSKA